In one window of Vulpes vulpes isolate BD-2025 chromosome 1, VulVul3, whole genome shotgun sequence DNA:
- the LOC112913666 gene encoding olfactory receptor 5AC1-like translates to MKANKTQVTEFVLTGLTDRPGLQVPLFLVFLVIYLTTMVGNLALIFLIWKDPHLHTPMYLFLGSLALADACSSSSVTPKMLMNFLSKNHMISHFECITQFYIFASSATTECFLLVVMAYDCYVAICNPLHYPVVMSNRLCARLISLSYVIGFLHPTIHVGLLFRLTFCRSNIIHHFYCEILPLYTISCTDPSINALVLFIFAAFIQAFTFMTIIVSYTRVLFAILKKKSEKGRSKAFSTCSAHLLSVSLFYGTLFFKYVHPGSSPDQYQDKMSSLFYTIIIPLLNPFIYSPRNKEVLSALRKITKK, encoded by the coding sequence ATGAAGGCAAACAAGACGCAGGTGACTGAGTTTGTTCTCACAGGACTTACAGATCGTCCAGGACTGCAGGTCCCCCTGTTCCTGGTGTTCTTGGTCATCTACCTCACCACCATGGTGGGCAACCTGGCACTGATTTTTCTCATCTGGAAGGACCCCCATCTTCACACACCCATGTACTTATTCCTTGGCAGTTTGGCCCTCGCAGATGCTTGTTCCTCATCTTCTGTGACTCCCAAGATGCTAATGAACTTTTTATCTAAGAATCATATGATATCGCACTTTGAGTGCATcactcaattttatatttttgcttccaGTGCCACCACAGAGTGTTTCCTCCTGGTAGTGATGGCCTACGACTGTTACGTAGCCATATGCAACCCTTTGCATTATCCAGTGGTGATGTCcaacaggctctgtgctcggtTGATAAGTTTGTCTTATGTAATTGGTTTTCTGCATCCCACAATTCATGTAGGATTATTATTTAGATTAACTTTCTGCAGGTCCAATATAATACATCACTTCTACTGTGAAATCTTGCCACTATATACAATTTCTTGCACTGACCCATCTATTAATGCattggtgctttttatttttgctgcctTTATACAGGCTTTTACTTTTATGACCATCATAGTGTCATATACCCGGGTCCTCTTTGCCATCCTGAAAAAGAAGTCTGAAAAGGGCAGGAGCAAAGCCTTCTCCACGTGCAGCGCCCACCTGCTCTCTGTCTCCTTGTTCTATGGCACCCTCTTCTTCAAGTATGTGCATCCCGGGTCTAGCCCAGATCAATATCAGGATAAAATGTCTTCACTGTTCTATACAATCATCATCCCCCTGCTAAACCCCTTTATTTATAGCCCAAGAAACAAGGAAGTTTTAAGTGCACtgagaaaaattacaaagaaataa